The following nucleotide sequence is from Podospora bellae-mahoneyi strain CBS 112042 chromosome 1 map unlocalized CBS112042p_1, whole genome shotgun sequence.
cctccaactcctcttcttttgcctCGGCACCAAGctgcttcctcgcctccgcaGTCATGGTATCCCACACCAGATTGACGTACTTGCCAAacttctcctcatcaatcatcccttctttttcctgtGGCGATAAAAGGGAGATCCGCTCCCTTTGGTCAACCAGATGGGGAGAGGTGTACACTCCCACCTTTTGAGTGGGGGGATTGGAGTATTGGGCAAGGATACTCCCCACAAAAGCGCTGACGCTGCCCTTGCCTTTTGTCCCGGCGACGTGCACGCATTTCAGGCCTGAGGAGGCGATGCTCTCGGGGGAGAGCCCCGCGCGGGAGAGCCAGAAGAGCATTTCGGGGATGGCGGCCGCGTTGCGGTCTGTGCCGTCTGGCAAGGGGActgtgaagagggaggtgatggcgaggttggaTTGGAGGGCGGAGAGCCGGGAAAGGGCTTTTTGGTAAGAGACAGAGGAGGACATGTTGGGGGTTATGTGGATGGGTCGTCGGGGGTGAGATGAGATGTATGCCGGCAGCGAGAAAGAGGTTGGCACCCtggatgggatgaaagaTGGTTGCTGGAAGCGGGAATATGTGATGGTGCTGATGGCAGGTTGTCTTGAAAGTGAGCGATAGATAGCTCGCATTCTCAGTTGAGGTTCGGCGACATTCGGCTGTGAGTGAGAGCTCAGGTGAAATCTGACCGGGCTGATGTGTCACTGTAGGAATTGCTCAGTCGGTCCGGACCGGAGTAAGACTGTGAAACATATCAGGATAATGTTCTCGCCTCATTGATTTCAATCTCACTACTTACGATACCAAAATCAATCAATAGGCCAAAAGTATCAATCTTCGGCTTGATGTGATGAAAGATGAAAGAATATGATCAAGTCGAGATTGATCACCACATAAAAGCGGGTCACTCCGAAATGCGGCTCTAAAGAGAAGCACAATGCAGGGGCGCAACAAGAACTGCGAGCAActaaaaaaaagggaaaaaatCAGGAATATGTAGGAAGAGTCAGCCATTCTGAAATTCTAGCTGGCTGAAAGGTGAAAGAAACTATACCGCAACCACACAGCAACGGCACATCACATACATGGTATCAACACAAGCCACTCTATTGAATACTTAATACAATCCGGCCTAGCTATCCTTCCACGGTGTAGACGCGGTCTAAACAAGGCCAATGTacacaacaaaagaaaaatttTGACGTCCCGTTGGTCCCTTTTACTCCACCTTCAAACTTTGCAGTCTGGCCTCGGTTGTGATGACCTATCATATTCATTAGTAAAATTGTGTTGCATAGCTTGCCAAAGGAAAATAACTTACGTCCAAAGCCTGCtgcacctccaacaccttgCGCACCTCGCTCAGCCAGTCCCTGCTCAGCGTCTTGGCCCACCCACCAAGGGTGTTCATCTCACGCGCCGCGTTGTCAAggtcgccctcctccaagaaggTCTGAGTGCGGGTAAGAATACTCTCAACATCGTCACCGGCCGCCAAGCCCTGCTTCTTGAACATCACCTTGCTCAAGAGGTAGCTAGAGGCGTGGCTAGCGACACCAGCATCCTCGGGAAGAAGAGACGCCTTGCGCACCTCGGCGGCAACGCGGCGGAATCTGTCAATCAGCTCGGCGGAAGTAGAAATACCGCGCTGGTAAGCAGAAGGGTGGATGGATGCGATGGCCGCATCGACAACCGGGTCGTCAGCGGCGATCTCCTTGAGAGCGACAAGCTCCTTGATGAAtggccgggggtggtgggcatCCTCCAAGCTGGCACGGACGGCCTCAACAGCGACGTGGAGTTGTTGGGTGCGCAGGTTGGTGTCAACGACCTCGTTCAAACCAGTAGTAAGCTTCTCGAGCTCAGAGACAGCCCTGGAGAGAGACTCGATACGGCCAAGACGTCCTTCacgctcctcctcgacatgcTTCTTGATGTCCCGAGAAAACTGACGCTGCAGTTCGACAGCTTGCTCCAAAAGTTTATTCTGGAGCTTCTGCTCAGAAAGTTTCTGCTCACGCTCCTGAATCAGCTTGATCTTGTCGTCGTAGTTGTGCTTCAATctctcaacctcagcctcaAACTCCTGACGCCACTGCTGCTCCTGGGCCAGCATGATAGCCTCCAAACGAGACACAAGGTCGTTGGCATGCTTGTCGAATGAGTCGATGCGGGCCTTGACCTGCTTGgcagcctcttcctccgcgGCAGACTTGATGCTGAGAATTCTCTCTCCGACTTTGCTGACCTCATCCTTGGCCTTCCAGATGGTCTGGGAGTACTTGTCGGCGGCACCGTCGTAGTTGATCACcgtgatgatgtcgttgagCATATGAACCAATTGTTGAACGATGGCATCGTCGGCATGGGGAACAGACAGAGGATCGATTGGCGAAGCAGGGGGCCACACAGAAGGCTCGTTGACATCAGGGGCCCTGAActccttgggcttggaagAAGTAGCGGCAGACGGGATcacagcaacctcctccttcttctcttccacacccttggccttcttctctaGAGCCGCATCCTTGGCTTCGACCTTGGGAAGAGCCGCagtctccttcttggccttggttaCAGCAGCAGGCTCGGGCTTGACGATATCCTTGACAGTGTCCTTGACGGCGTCCTTCGCAGCAACAACCTTTTGGGCCACACCGCTCGACTGGCGGCCGGCATGGTCACCATCGGCCACCCTCCATGACGCACCGCTCTGGGCTGGGATACTGACTTGCTCGCTGGCCGTATCGGCCCGTCTGCCGGTTACCCGGTTCGTAACGTTGGGGAAGCGTTTCCTAAAGTCGAGCTCCTCAAGGTACAGAACGGCCTCCTCGCCGTAGGGGATATATTGGGTGAAGAAGTCGTGGAAGTTGTCATTGATGCGGGAGTACCAAACGCCGCCACCAAACCCGAGGACACCGAGAAGTACGAGCTTCAGGAGGAAGTTGCGAAGTCTGCGGAAGaagcccttcttcttggggacGATCGGAGcgacgggaggaggaggagggggtacAACGGCGGGGCCAGGGGCCGGTGGTGTCAAGGGTGCTTGCTCGGGAGTAATCGTCGCGGCGGGGGTagtctggggaggaggtggtgggggagttgcTGGGGCAGTAAGGGTCTCAGCGGCGGGAAGCTTTGCTTCGTCGACGAGGGGCTTGGCATAGAATCTCTAGATGCAAACAGAAGGGTTTAGTTAGCTTCCCCTTGCAACCGGTTCTAATACTTGAAAATGAGGTCATACCTGACCCGAGACAACCGCACGTCGGGCTGCGGAAGCCTGCCATTGGCGCCCGGCAACGGCAGCCGCAGGCCTGCTGCCCAGCGCCCTCACTGATCGTATCGATGTACGCAAcatgagggagatggagtggCCGGTTCGGCGCAATTGGGAGGGTTAGacgtggtgttttgggggaaGAATGCTGAGCAAAAAAGAGCTCGGCAAAGTTCCGGGAAGAAAGCTGCGGGCCACAGCGAGAATCCTGGCGACAGAGTCTTGGCACCCTATCAGCTGTGCGTTGCAAACGGGACTTCCACAACAtacactttttttttggcagcCTCACACGCCTTCGATACCCGTGCGCCAGATACTGTATTTTACACTTTAAGTATAACTTACCCGTAACCTTTAAcgtataaatatattatatatagctaTGTAGCCCTACTTACAACGATTATTTTGTAAGTATTAATTCTTATGCGCGGATGATGCCCGTGTTAAAATCGATTAAAAACGAAATCTAATTATTTTTGGTTTCCTGGCCCGAGCGGCTATGAAGAAGTCTCACTGGCCAAAAAAGCATGGTTTGGTGGAAGTCTGGTTTGCAACGCACAGAGGTCCCGTCACGAAATGACATCCGACATCAGCACACCTACCACACTTTGAATGATACAATTATATGGGATGAATAGCTCGTTTTTTAAAGACCAAAACAAGTTGAAAGATACGCTTTGCATTATACTCACGCCTGTATACCCGTCCCCTCTAGTCCCTGCCGGCACCGCATCTGTCACTGAATTACCGCGGCCGTTgcaagctgctgcttctATCTGTCTGCATACCATACTGTACAGCGAAATGCGCCAGTCCGGCTCTCCCACACCAGGTGGCCTACCTACGCTTTCTCCTCGACCATGGTGCCGAGAAAAACACACCCGTTAAAAAACAAATCCCATAAGAAAGATGAGGTATTTAAAAAAGCAACACTAgtaccctcctcccaacaaTACTCCGATCAaagatgtgtgtgtgtgtgtgtgtgtgaatgTCGATGTCCCTGTCCCCGTTCAACAAAAGCCCAGATTAGCCCCAAACTGCTCTATATTCTTCCTCTGACATCCACTGCCGGTCATACCCCTGAGTCCTTGAATATGCTTCTAACCGTGTGGTTTCAAGAACCGTCTCTCATCAGCACGCGCAGGGCCCACCGGCTTGCGTGTTGGCTCCTTCGGGAGCAAGACTGACTCCGGGCCGCTGACCAGGCCGGGCATGTCTCGGCCCAACCTGATCAAGTGGAAGTTTCTTGGCAATAGCAGTAAACAACTCTTGAACGTTCTCGGCAGTCTTTGCGGATGTCtcaaagaagagaaggccgGCTTCCTTTGCGTAGGcctcggcttcggcggtAGGGATGGCGCGCTTGTCTGGTTGCTCCGTCACCAAATCCAACTTGTTTCCGGCAagggcgatgatgatgttctCGTTGGCTTGTCGTTGGAGTTCCTTCACCCACGACTTGGCCTTGTCGAGCGACGCCTACAGCAGTTCGGTTAGTCAGGGATGCTTCCAAAGAAGGGAGGATCCTAAACGTACGGCTTGCGTGATATCATAGACAACAACGGCGCAGTTTGCATTCCTGTAGTACATGGGAGCGAGGGACTTGTAACGTTCCTGGCCAGCGGTATCCCAAATCTCAAACTTGACAGTCGTGTTCTCGTCGAGCGAAATGGTCTGTGTTAAGAAGGCGGCACCAATAGTGGATTCCCTGTAGGAGTCAAATTGATCCTATCATCTTTCAGTCAGTTGTGTCCGGAACCTGCAGTATCCGACAGCCCGGCTCACCTTGACGAAGCGCAATACTATCGAGCTCTTTCCCACAGCAGATTCACCTAACAAGACCAACTTGAACTGCGCGAAGCGGTTGCTCATGCCGCGAGCGCCAGGGGGTCCTCGGGAAGCCATGGTGAATGTGGTGATATGGTGTACGTTGGCTGTGGTTTGGGTGATGCAAAAGTCAAAGACCAAACCGTCGTTGACCGTTGATGGGACCTGCTGACAAGGCGGCGTTCGCTGCCAAGGAAGGTTACGGCGGGCGCTGGCGAAATGACAATGCGCGGCGGGGACTCGAGTTTCGCGGGTCGGTGTTCGCGGGGG
It contains:
- the MIC60 gene encoding MICOS complex subunit mic60 (COG:M; EggNog:ENOG503Q4FA), with amino-acid sequence MLRTSIRSVRALGSRPAAAVAGRQWQASAARRAVVSGQRFYAKPLVDEAKLPAAETLTAPATPPPPPPQTTPAATITPEQAPLTPPAPGPAVVPPPPPPVAPIVPKKKGFFRRLRNFLLKLVLLGVLGFGGGVWYSRINDNFHDFFTQYIPYGEEAVLYLEELDFRKRFPNVTNRVTGRRADTASEQVSIPAQSGASWRVADGDHAGRQSSGVAQKVVAAKDAVKDTVKDIVKPEPAAVTKAKKETAALPKVEAKDAALEKKAKGVEEKKEEVAVIPSAATSSKPKEFRAPDVNEPSVWPPASPIDPLSVPHADDAIVQQLVHMLNDIITVINYDGAADKYSQTIWKAKDEVSKVGERILSIKSAAEEEAAKQVKARIDSFDKHANDLVSRLEAIMLAQEQQWRQEFEAEVERLKHNYDDKIKLIQEREQKLSEQKLQNKLLEQAVELQRQFSRDIKKHVEEEREGRLGRIESLSRAVSELEKLTTGLNEVVDTNLRTQQLHVAVEAVRASLEDAHHPRPFIKELVALKEIAADDPVVDAAIASIHPSAYQRGISTSAELIDRFRRVAAEVRKASLLPEDAGVASHASSYLLSKVMFKKQGLAAGDDVESILTRTQTFLEEGDLDNAAREMNTLGGWAKTLSRDWLSEVRKVLEVQQALDSYSGPDRLSNSYSDTSARSDFT
- the YPT52 gene encoding GTP-binding protein of the rab/ypt (COG:U; EggNog:ENOG503NVI3); translation: MASRGPPGARGMSNRFAQFKLVLLGESAVGKSSIVLRFVKDQFDSYRESTIGAAFLTQTISLDENTTVKFEIWDTAGQERYKSLAPMYYRNANCAVVVYDITQAASLDKAKSWVKELQRQANENIIIALAGNKLDLVTEQPDKRAIPTAEAEAYAKEAGLLFFETSAKTAENVQELFTAIAKKLPLDQVGPRHARPGQRPGVSLAPEGANTQAGGPCAC